Proteins co-encoded in one Setaria viridis chromosome 9, Setaria_viridis_v4.0, whole genome shotgun sequence genomic window:
- the LOC117837135 gene encoding uncharacterized protein, whose amino-acid sequence MEMKVSGSGEPVRSASASVSKKRPPSRLQKHAPASLQLEQGAAGAGAAPGAGAWGDGRAAIPLLSPLVMTPTMPVWEADQAGAAWREGGADQAEEKSGGEQQLQHHRGAARHGGSGERQAHDASPSPRPPVPAPAGGGGWRHPALATPVAEPASLVSFFQSQCAVEVRNAQQ is encoded by the coding sequence ATGGAGATGAAGGTATCCGGCTCAGGCGAGCCGGTGCGGAGCGCGAGCGCGTCCGTCTCCAAGAAGCGGCCGCCGAGCAGGCTCCAGAAGCACGCGCCGGCGTCCTTGCAGCTGGAGCAGGGTGCTGCTGGTGCGGGGGCCgcgccgggggcgggggcgtgGGGCGACGGGAGGGCGGCGATCCCGCTCCTGTCGCCGCTCGTCATGACGCCCACGATGCCGGTGTGGGAGGCGGACCAGGCGGGGGCCGCCTGGAGGGAGGGGGGAGCTGACCAGGCCGAGGAGAAGAGCGGCGgggagcagcagctgcagcatcaccgtggcgccgcccggcacggcggcagcggggagCGCCAGGCGCACGACGCGTCCCCCTCCCCCAGGCCGCCCGTGCCGGCGCCTgcgggcggcgggggatggcggCACCCGGCGCTTGCGACGCCGGTTGCGGAGCCGGCGTCCCTCGTGTCCTTCTTCCAGTCGCAGTGCGCGGTGGAGGTGCGCAACGCGCAGCAATGA
- the LOC117839164 gene encoding RNA polymerase sigma factor sigB: protein MAFLAPPRFKCPPSTRAAVFREPAGGAGSRPGRVNCSVSSTAVVDAERLECLSVGPPPSPHPTLPGGFGEAILNKEAMVAAAAAEAVALARAAAEVAGEVARMAHQDHRTDFSPRDDTEDSFLAIELRRTEVGWQSSRRAGLELLEDEEFSSIFSDEAEDGDDDGESTEGVVAVKSARRSERRARRVRAAMKAAKFLSIGKPVRASSSSKKRLKGCRNPLGCFYKMTGPRLLTAKQEVEFSEGIQDLLKLEAIQKELAHYNGDEPTFSQWAAAAGTDENTLRKRLNYGVYCKNRMVKSNVRLVISIAREHEGPGMDFSDLIQEGMQGLIRGAEKFDASKGFRFSTYSHWWIKQAIRKSVLEQTHIIRLPSHMAEASSRVKECRRRLHRQLKRLPSNEEIALDTGMPIRRVEAAMSLPRYSVSLSSKVGCTDVTYQEIMPDTSAETAEEVLHRWLMKKDVDKALDSLSPREKQVLRYRFGIEGGRPRTLHDIGQLMGVSRERIRQIELGAFRKLRAKKKVQSLQHYLQPAESW from the exons ATGGCGttcctcgcgccgccgcggtTCAAGTGTCCACCTTCCACCCGCGCGGCGGTGTTCAGggagcccgccggcggcgcaggcTCCCGCCCCGGTCGGGTAAACTGCTCCGTGTCCTCCACCGCAGTCGTCGATGCAGAGCGCCTCGAGTGCTTATCCGTcgggccgccgccttctcctcaTCCAACCCTTCCG GGGGGTTTCGGTGAGGCGATTCTCAACAAGGAGGCCatggtggcggccgcggccgcggaggccgTCGCTCTGGCTCGAGCGGCGGCCGAGGTCGCCGGAGAAGTTGCCCGGATGGCGCATCAGGACCACCGGACAGACTTCTCTCCACGAGATGACACGGAGGACAGCTTCTTGGCAATAGAGTTGCGCCGCACCGAGGTGGGGTGGCAGTCATCCAGGCGCGCCGGCCTCGAGTTGCTGGAGGACGAAGAGTTCAGCAGCATTTTCAGCGACGAGGCCGAGGATGGTGACGATGACGGCGAGAGCACTGAGGGCGTCGTAGCGGTGAAGTCGGCGCGTCGGTCCGAGAGAAGGGCTCGGAGGGTGAGGGCGGCGATGAAGGCGGCTAAGTTTTTGAGCATTGGGAAACCCGTCAGAGCGTCCTCCTCGAGCAAGAAGCGGTTGAAGGGTTGCCGGAATCCTCTGGGTTGCTTCTATAAGATGACCGGCCCGAGGCTTCTGACGGCAAAGCAAGAGGTCGAGTTCTCAGAAGGCATTCAG GACCTCCTGAAACTGGAAGCTATCCAGAAGGAGCTCGCACACTATAACGGTGACGAACCGACATTCTCCCAGtgggcagcagcagctggaaCCGATGAGAACACTCTGCGGAAACGCCTGAATTACGGAGTTTACTGCAAAAACAGGATGGTGAAATCTAATGTCAGGCTTGTAATCTCAATTGCAAGAGAGCATGAAGGCCCTGGAATGGATTTTTCCGATCTTATTCAG GAAGGGATGCAAGGATTGATAAGAGGCGCCGAAAAGTTTGATGCTTCGAAGGGTTTCAGATTCTCCACGTATTCTCACTGGTGGATCAAGCAAGCAATACGCAAGTCTGTTTTAGAACAAACCCATATAATTCGCCTGCCG TCGCACATGGCTGAAGCGAGTTCCCGAGTGAAGGAATGCCGGCGCCGGCTCCACCGTCAGCTGAAACGGCTACCCAGCAACGAAGAGATCGCGCTGGACACCGGCATGCCAATCCGGCGAGTGGAGGCCGCGATGAGCCTCCCAAGGTACAGCGTGTCCCTCAGCAGCAAGGTCGGCTGCACGGACGTGACATACCAG GAGATCATGCCGGACACCAGCGCGGAGACGGCGGAGGAGGTGCTGCACCGGTGGCTGATGAAGAAGGACGTGGACAAGGCGCTGGACAGCCTGAGCCCGCGGGAGAAGCAGGTGCTCCGGTACCGGTTCGGCATCGAGGGCGGGCGGCCGAGGACCCTGCACGACATCGGCCAGCTCATGGGGGTGAGCCGGGAGCGGATCCGGCAGATCGAGCTGGGCGCGTTCCGGAAGCTGCGGGCCAAGAAGAAGGTGCAGTCGCTGCAGCACTACCTGCAGCCGGCCGAGAGCTGGTAG
- the LOC117839163 gene encoding protein TOC75, chloroplastic: MALTSQGISLRSPPAGPRGHGGRRSSSVPAAAAASRGWGQPHAGQALSISSARYESAAHPWRGGASSSAIRAAASTGAQHGGDPVPAEPRIELPAVFTLFSEAAKTGAAFFIASSGAAFLLGSFGGFGGGAGGLFGGGGGGGGGWGAGGGGAGGGGGGFWSSLFSAGAANADDKSSGDWDAHGLPVNMTVPLTKLSGLKRYKLSELKFFDRAASGGGAYTGPEDSFFEMVTLQPGGVYTKSQLLKELETLVSCGMFERVDLEVKPKPDNTIGLTVSFVESVWSAAKQFKCINVGLMSQGGQVDFDQDMTEREKMDYLRKQERDYQQRVRGAKPCILPENVRGEVLGMMKKQEKVSARMLQKIRDHVQKWYHNEGFVCAQVVNFGNLNTNEVVCEVVEGDITKVEYQFQDKLGNIVEGNTQLPIIDRELPQQLRPGHIFNIGAGKQALKNINSLALFSNIEVNPRPDETKEGGIVVEIKLKELEPKSAEVSTEWSIVPGREGRPTLASIQPGGTVSFEHRNIYGLNRSIVGSVTSSNLLNPQDDLSFKLEYVHPYLDGVDDRSKNRTFKTSCFNTRKLSPVFVAGPNMDEAPPVWIDRVGFKANITESFTRQSKFTYGLVVEEITTRDETNSICTHGSRAMPSGGLSMDGPPTTLSGTGVDRMAFLQANITRDNTEFVNGAVIGDRYIFQLDQGLGIGSKNPFFNRHQLTMTKFINLNNQEKGAGKPLPAVLVLHGHYAGCVGDLPSYDAFALGGPYSVRGFSNGELGASRNILELATELRIPVRNTHVYAFAEHGTDLGSSKDVKGNPTEFFRRVGHGSSYGVGVKLGLVRGEYIVDHNAGTGTIFFRFGERF, from the exons ATGGCGCTAACCTCCCAAGGCATCTCGCTGCGCTCCCCGCCCGCGGGcccccgcggccacggcgggaggcgctcctcctccgtgcctgccgccgcggcggcctcgcgcgGATGGGGGCAGCCCCACGCGGGGCAAGCCTTATCCATCTCGTCCGCCAGGTACGAATCCGCCGCTCATCCGTGGCGGGgaggcgcctcctcctccgccatacGCGCCGCCGCTTCGACCGGCGCGCAGCACGGCGGCGACCCGGTCCCCGCCGAGCCCAGAATCGAGCTCCCCGCGGTGTTTACCCTCTTCTCCGAGGCCGCTAAGACCGGCGCCGCCTTCTTCATCGCCTCGTCTGGCGCGGCCTTCCTCCTCGGTTCGTTTGGCGGGttcggtggcggcgccgggggcctcttcggcggcgggggcggtggaggcggcggatggggcgccgggggcggtggtgccggcggcggcggtgggggcttCTGGTCCAGCTTAttctccgccggcgcggcgaaCGCGGACGACAAGTCGTCGGGGGATTGGGACGCCCACGGGCTCCCCGTCAACATGACGGTGCCGCTCACGAAGCTGAGCGGGCTGAAGAGGTACAAGTTGTCCGAGCTCAAGTTCTTCGACCGTGCTGCGAGTGGGGGCGGCGCCTACACGGGGCCAGAGGATTCCTTCTTCGAAATGGTGACCCTGCAGCCCGGTGGTGTGTACACCAAGTCGCAGCTGCTGAAGGAGCTTGAGACACTCGTCTCCTGTGGCATGTTCGAGCGGGTTGATCTGGAGGTGAAGCCCAAGCCAGATAACACCATTGGTCTCACTGTCTCCTTTGTGGAGAGTGTGTGGAGTGCCGCAAAGCAGTTCAAGTGCATCAATGTGGGGCTCATGTCGCAAGGGGGGCAGGTTGATTTCGACCAGGATATGACAGAGAGGGAGAAGATGGATTACCTCCGCAAGCAGGAACGTGATTACCAGCAGCGTGTCCGAGGTGCAAAGCCCTGCATCTTACCGGAAAATGTACGCGGGGAGGTACTGGGAATGATGAAGAAGCAGGAGAAGGTGAGTGCCAGGATGCTGCAGAAGATCAGGGACCATGTCCAGAAGTGGTACCACAATGAGGGTTTCGTATGCGCCCAGGTGGTTAACTTTGGAAACCTTAACACCAATGAGGTTGTGTGTGAGGTGGTTGAAGGTGACATCACCAAGGTGGAGTACCAGTTTCAGGATAAGCTTGGAAATATTGTTGAAGGGAATACCCAGCTTCCTATCATAGACCGAGAGCTGCCGCAACAG CTTCGACCAGGCCACATCTTTAACATTGGAGCAGGGAAACAAGCTCTGAAGAACATAAATTCACTTGCTTTGTTTTCCAATATAGAAGTGAACCCACGGCCTGATGAGACAAAGGAAGGGGGTATAGTAGTTGAAATTAAGCTTAAGGAACTGGAACCCAAGTCAGCTGAAGTAAGCACAGAATGGAGTATCGTACCTGGTCGTGAAGGCAGACCAACTTTG GCATCCATTCAACCAGGAGGAACTGTGTCATTTGAGCACCGGAACATCTATGGCCTAAACAGGTCAATTGTTGGTTCTGTTACATCCAGTAACCTGCTGAACCCTCAG GATGATCTTTCATTCAAGCTTGAGTATGTCCATCCTTATTTGGATGGTGTGGACGATCGTAGTAAGAACCGCACATTCAAAACTAGCTGCTTCAACACCAGGAAACTGAGTCCTGTCTTTGTTGCTGGTCCCAACATGGATGAAGCTCCACCTGTTTGGATTGATAGAGTTGGATTTAAAGCCAACATAACTGAG AGCTTCACGAGGCAAAGCAAATTCACATATGGCCTTGTGGTTGAAGAGATTACAACACGCGATGAAACTAATAGTATCTGTACCCATGGTTCTCGAGCAATGCCTAGTGGTGGTTTGAGCATGGATGGGCCTCCCACAACCCTTAGTGGTACTGGAGTTGATCGAATGGCATTCCTACAGGCCAATATAACTCGAGACAATACTGAGTTTGTAAATGGTGCAGTTATTGGAGACAGATACATTTTCCAG TTGGACCAAGGTCTTGGCATCGGAAGCAAAAACCCATTCTTCAACCGTCATCAGCTTACTATGACAAAGTTCATCAATTTAAATAATCAAGAGAAAGGTGCTGGCAAGCCACTACCAGCTGTTTTGGTTCTTCATGGTCATTATGCTGGTTGTGTGGGAGATTTGCCAAGCTATGATGCATTTGCACTCGGAGGTCCTTACTCTGTTAGGGGCTTTAGTAACGGTGAACTAGGTGCTTCTAGGAATATTCTTGAG CTTGCTACTGAGTTGCGCATCCCTGTAAGGAACACCCATGTGTATGCATTTGCTGAACATGGCACTGACCTTGGGAGTTCTAAGGATGTGAAAGGGAACCCTACAGAATTCTTCAGACGTGTTGGTCATGGATCTTCATATGGTGTTGGCGTCAAGCTTGGGTTGGTAAGAGGAGAGTACATTGTAGATCACAATGCTGGTACAGGGACCATTTTCTTCAGATTTGGTGAGAGATTTTGA
- the LOC117839165 gene encoding pentatricopeptide repeat-containing protein At5g59600: MNAGATSSSSWMKQLTSASRQGHHSRVLHLFFTSLQSGDRGAVDPHPAAVPTALRACARLGNASSGRLIHALLLTRFPSLSSDAVVSTALLDMYAKCGLVASARRVFDEMPRRDDLVAWNALLAGYARHGLPERALALTIKMRGQGLRPDLVTWNAVMSGFALAGDDHMAEDLVRAMQDDGFRPDAVTWTSLVSGSVLNFHYDRARTLFRRMVSTGTRVLPGSATIASILPAFANVADVKRGKEVHAYAIVAGIEQDLTVSSALVDMYAKCGLVLEAHRLFDNMTERSTVTWNSMIFGLANSGHCQEAIGLFDRMLRDGARPIHLTFTAVLTACSYCGMVELGKGLYRAMKEEHDIEPRLEHYACMVHLLGRAGKLAEAYDFIKAMPLEPDCFVWGALLGACRSHGDVKLAELAASRLLTVEPANAANCLLYSDALASAGRQDDVLKTKRLAKRRRMKKLDGCSWLEPP; encoded by the coding sequence ATGAACGCAGGCGCAACATCCAGCAGCTCATGGATGAAGCAGCTGACGAGTGCTTCCCGGCAAGGCCACCACAGCCGCgtcctccacctcttcttcaccAGCCTCCAATCCGGCGACCGCGGCGCGGTGGATCCGCACCCCGCGGCCGTTCCCACGGCGCTCCGCGCCTGCGCGCGCCTCGGGAATGCCTCCTCCGGTCGCCTCATCCACGCGCTCCTCCTCACCCGGTTCCCGTCCCTCTCCTCCGACGCCGTCGTCTCCACAGCGCTCCTCGACATGTACGCCAAGTGCGGCCTCGTCGCCAGCGCCCGCagggtgttcgacgaaatgcctcGCAGAGACGACCTCGTCGCCTGGAACGCGCTGCTCGCGGGATACGCGCGCCACGGCCTCCCGGAGCGCGCGCTGGCCCTGACCATCAAGATGAGAGGCCAGGGCCTGCGCCCCGACCTGGTTACATGGAACGCCGTCATGTCCGGTTTCGCTCTGGCCGGCGACGACCACATGGCCGAGGACTTGGTCCGGGCCATGCAAGACGACGGGTTCCGGCCCGACGCGGTCACCTGGACATCACTTGTCTCCGGGTCGGTGCTGAACTTCCATTACGACAGGGCGCGCACACTGTTCCGGAGAATGGTGTCCACCGGCACCCGCGTCCTGCCAGGCTCGGCCACGATTGCCAGCATCCTGCCTGCCTTCGCCAATGTCGCCGACGTGAAGCGTGGTAAGGAAGTCCACGCCTACGCCATCGTGGCCGGCATCGAGCAAGACCTCACAGTAAGTAGCGCTCTGGTCGACATGTACGCCAAGTGCGGGCTCGTGCTCGAGGCGCACCGGCTGTTCGACAATATGACGGAGAGAAGCACGGTGACATGGAACTCCATGATTTTCGGCCTCGCGAATTCCGGCCACTGCCAAGAAGCCATCGGCCTCTTCGACCGGATGCTGCGTGACGGAGCAAGGCCGATCCACCTGACGTTCACCGCCGTTCTAACGGCTTGCAGCTATTGCGGCATGGTGGAGCTCGGGAAGGGCCTGTACCGCGCCATGAAGGAAGAGCATGACATTGAGCCGAGGCTGGAGCACTACGCCTGCATGGTGCATCTGCTTGGCCGAGCCGGCAAGCTCGCCGAGGCGTATGATTTCATCAAAGCCATGCCCCTGGAGCCCGACTGCTTCGTCTGGGGGGCGTTGCTGGGGGCATGTCGGAGCCATGGCGACGTCAAGCTTGCCGAGCTGGCAGCGTCCCGCCTGCTGACCGTCGAACCGGCTAATGCAGCTAATTGCCTGCTTTACTCAGACGCGCTGGCGAGCGCAGGCAGACAGGATGATGTCCTGAAGACGAAGAGGTTGGCAAAGAGACGGCGAATGAAGAAGCTCGACGGCTGCAGCTGGCTAGAGCCTCCATAG
- the LOC117839166 gene encoding uncharacterized protein has protein sequence MAGDRLSWAGLLKWSLSYVDGAGPSRTISEEERRWLAEAVERHMMVDVVSRMREIALLMSTPPAVLEAQGITHDDIEGLLSELQVHVESIDMANDLHSVGGLVPVIKFLRNSDARIRAKAADVVTTVVQNNPTSQQLVMEASGFEPLLSNFRSDPDLTARIKALGALSSLIRNNRPGVAAFRLANGYTGLRDALNSESARFQRKALSLTHYLLSESHSDCSVFAQLGFPYLMMRLASSNDSGVREAALGGLLELARDMTLGNRSLLAEHDRLRRLLRGRVESIRRMTPEDLDAAREERQLVDSLWIACYNEPSMLRNEGLLVLPGEESFEQPPDVAGRFFEPMRQASARRAPPVERTGSGDEAGGGMILLLGPAPDGGSNFQSH, from the exons ATGGCGGGGGATAGGCTGAGCTGGGCGGGGCTGCTGAAATGGAGCCTCTCCTACGTCGACGGGGCCGGGCCGTCCCGCACCATCAG cgaggaggagcggcggtggctggcggaggcggtggagcggCACATGATGGTGGACGTGGTGAGCCGGATGCGGGAGATCGCGCTGCTCATGAGCACGCCGCCTGCCGTCCTGGAGGCGCAGGGCATCACCCACGACGATATCGAAG GTCTGTTGAGTGAGCTGCAGGTACATGTTGAGTCTATCGACATGGCAAATG ATTTGCACTCTGTTGGTGGGTTGGTTCCAGTTATCAAGTTCCTCAGAAATTCTGACGCCCGTATCCGAGCAAAAGCAGCTGATGTGGTGACAACAGTTGTTCAGAACAATCCAACCAGCCAGCAGTTGGTCATGGAAGCTAGTGGTTTTGAGCCCCTCTTGTCCAATTTCAGATCAGATCCTGACCTTACTGCCCGCATAAAAGCTCTTGGTGCTCTATCTT CCTTGATACGAAACAACAGACCAGGAGTTGCTGCATTTCGTTTAGCCAATGGATATACAGGACTAAGAGATGCATTGAATTCAGAGAGTGCAAGATTTCAGAG GAAAGCATTGAGTCTGACTCACTATCTGCTCAGCGAAAGCCATTCAGATTGCTCAGTATTTGCGCAGCTAGGTTTCCCCTACCTTATGATGCGCTTGGCATCCAGTAATGACTCTGGTGTTAGAGAAGCAGCATTAGGGGGCTTGCTTGAGCTTGCAAGGGACATGACACTGGGAAATAGGAGTCTACTAGCAGAGCATGACAGGTTACGACGGCTTCTCCGGGGACGCGTAGAAAGCATAAGGAGGATGACTCCTGAAGATCTGGATGCTGCACGGGAAGAGAGGCAGCTCGTTGACTCATTGTGGATCGCCTGCTACAATGAACCGTCCATGCTCCGGAATGAAGGGCTCCTTGTTCTGCCTGGGGAGGAATCTTTCGAGCAACCTCCTGATGTGGCTGGTAGATTCTTCGAGCCAATGCGCCAAGCTTCTGCAAGGAGGGCACCCCCTGTTGAGAGAACAGGCTCAGGAGATGAAGCTGGGGGTGGAATGATTTTGCTTTTAGGCCCAGCACCAGATGGTGGATCAAACTTCCAGAGTCATTGA
- the LOC117835766 gene encoding uncharacterized protein — protein MAAAAASSLSVLPLAPRRPLPLRRAARNAEGGGASRPLRLARLRLRRGRPAAAAVAGDAELPLEEAEAAMRVAADDDSVTATVVSVLLTVAFVGLSILTLGVIYLAVQDFLQKREKEKFEKEEAEKQKEEARQKRAKSRKKRRNY, from the exons atggcggcagcggcagcgagcTCGCTCTCAGTTCTGCCCCTCGCGCCGCGGAGGCCGCTCCCGCTGAGGCGCGCTGCTAGGAATGCGGAGGGTGGAGGGGCTTCGAGGCCTCTGCGCCTCGCGAGGTtgcggctgcggcgcgggcGCCCAGCTGCTGCGGCCGTGGCCGGCGACGCGGAGTTGCCcctggaggaggcggaggccgcgatgagggtggcggccgacgacgacagCGTCACCGCCACGGTGGTGTCCGTGCTGCTGACGGTCGCGTTCGTCGGCCTCTCCATCCTCACCCTCGGT GTGATCTACCTGGCGGTGCAGGACTTCTTACAGAAGAGGGAAAAGGAGAAGTTtgagaaggaggaggccgagaagcAGAAAGAGGAGGCCAGGCAGAAGAGGGCCAAgtccaggaagaagaggagaaattATTGA